In a genomic window of Virgibacillus sp. SK37:
- a CDS encoding sugar-transfer associated ATP-grasp domain-containing protein — protein MSLNYFISKIKKLWSGIDIYIDPNLNWFSKIYITVDFLTTVLIYGAGVNDYLQYKFYKRRHSDRKEFIVYKKRMKIVKTFNSKEDRMIFDSKEKFNKTFSEFIGRDWLSTQETSYHEFNEFTNRVREFIVKPSAGSHGKGIRVINTKDIKDRRTLFEELKKEDALLEEVIKQLDELAAFNPTSVNTLRVVTLLCPDNKVRVMTANLRMGNGEKHADNFHHNGIASLLDVETGIVVTKGIDRKMNPYIIHPYTGKQIIGFQIPLWNKVIDTVSRAAQLVPSVGYVGWDVAISKDGTILLIEGNAAADPDISQIPDQIGKWPLYKKYVNERQKVK, from the coding sequence ATGAGTTTAAATTATTTTATTTCAAAAATTAAGAAGTTATGGAGCGGGATAGACATATACATTGATCCCAATTTAAATTGGTTTTCTAAAATTTATATTACAGTTGATTTTCTTACTACTGTATTAATTTATGGAGCAGGGGTAAATGATTATTTACAATATAAATTTTATAAAAGAAGGCACTCAGATAGAAAAGAATTTATTGTCTATAAGAAGAGAATGAAAATAGTCAAAACATTTAACAGTAAAGAAGATAGAATGATCTTTGATTCTAAAGAAAAGTTTAATAAGACATTTAGTGAATTTATAGGAAGAGATTGGCTTAGTACACAGGAGACAAGTTATCATGAGTTTAATGAATTTACTAATAGAGTTAGAGAATTTATTGTTAAACCTTCCGCAGGGAGTCACGGTAAGGGAATTAGAGTAATTAATACGAAAGACATAAAGGATAGGAGAACCTTATTTGAGGAATTAAAAAAAGAAGATGCTCTTTTAGAAGAGGTCATCAAACAACTAGATGAATTGGCTGCATTTAATCCTACGTCGGTTAATACTTTAAGGGTTGTTACGTTACTTTGCCCTGATAATAAAGTACGTGTAATGACCGCAAATTTGAGAATGGGAAATGGTGAAAAACATGCAGATAATTTTCATCATAATGGAATTGCATCATTACTGGATGTAGAAACAGGTATAGTTGTAACAAAGGGGATTGATAGAAAGATGAACCCATATATAATTCATCCTTATACTGGTAAACAAATTATTGGATTTCAAATCCCTCTTTGGAATAAAGTTATAGATACAGTATCGAGAGCAGCACAATTAGTCCCTTCTGTAGGTTATGTAGGGTGGGATGTTGCAATTAGTAAAGATGGTACTATACTCCTTATAGAAGGAAATGCAGCTGCCGATCCAGATATATCTCAAATTCCTGATCAGATTGGTAAATGGCCACTATACAAAAAGTATGTAAATGAGAGGCAGAAAGTAAAGTAG
- a CDS encoding phenylacetate--CoA ligase family protein yields MDFGLSKIRNQAFWLVDKLKGGNIRDYYNNLKRAEEIDSFSPLVREKQKKAIEQLIQHSISSTNYYNRCCNGLDFEHFPIINKNIIRNRQNEFISNIFKKDQLITMHTSGSTGTPFISYQNVQKKKRVIAELIYYNEKLGYFVGKNLIFLRSLTAKNKGSKLLRFLQNLTLINVFELNDNAIDSMLKKIERKSSNGSVLMSYASTLDAFRDYFNQTNRSYSLNVTGIISGSEMLYDDTREVMENVFQCKCISRYSNQENGVLGQDDVENNVFLINEAHYLIEIFKIDEDVLAAEGEVGRIVITDLYNYAMPMIRYDTGDIGAITYVDVKGIKKKCINNFGGRKIDMVYKVDGSILSPHKISVTFWSFTGINQFQFIQLGPRDYKVVLNVASSFNSESQIVERLYKLLGETAEIRFSYVEDIPALSSGKRKYIMNKWEK; encoded by the coding sequence ATGGACTTTGGGCTAAGTAAAATAAGGAACCAAGCCTTTTGGTTAGTTGATAAACTAAAGGGCGGTAATATACGGGATTATTATAATAATTTAAAAAGAGCAGAGGAAATTGATAGTTTCTCTCCATTAGTTAGAGAGAAACAGAAAAAAGCAATAGAACAACTAATTCAACATTCAATATCTTCGACTAACTATTATAACAGATGTTGTAATGGGTTGGATTTTGAACATTTCCCTATAATCAATAAAAATATTATTCGTAATAGACAAAACGAATTTATTTCAAATATTTTTAAAAAAGATCAATTAATAACTATGCATACAAGCGGTTCTACTGGAACACCATTTATAAGTTATCAAAACGTTCAGAAGAAAAAAAGAGTAATTGCAGAGTTAATATACTACAATGAAAAGTTAGGCTATTTTGTAGGGAAAAATTTGATCTTTCTAAGATCATTAACTGCGAAAAATAAGGGTTCAAAATTATTAAGGTTTTTACAAAACCTAACCTTAATTAATGTGTTTGAATTAAATGATAACGCAATTGATAGCATGTTAAAGAAGATTGAAAGAAAATCATCGAATGGTTCTGTATTAATGTCTTACGCGTCTACCCTAGACGCATTTCGTGATTATTTTAATCAAACTAATCGTTCTTACAGTCTTAATGTAACAGGTATTATAAGTGGATCTGAAATGCTTTATGATGATACACGCGAAGTTATGGAAAATGTTTTTCAATGCAAGTGTATATCAAGGTATTCTAACCAAGAAAATGGTGTCCTAGGCCAGGATGATGTAGAAAATAATGTATTTTTAATTAATGAGGCCCATTATTTAATTGAAATATTTAAAATAGACGAAGATGTTCTTGCTGCAGAAGGTGAAGTTGGAAGAATCGTTATTACAGATCTATATAATTATGCAATGCCAATGATACGTTACGACACTGGTGATATTGGCGCTATAACATATGTTGATGTTAAGGGTATTAAGAAAAAGTGTATTAATAATTTTGGTGGTCGTAAGATAGATATGGTCTATAAAGTTGATGGATCAATTCTTTCTCCGCATAAAATATCTGTAACATTCTGGTCCTTTACAGGAATAAATCAGTTCCAGTTCATACAGCTAGGTCCTCGTGATTACAAAGTAGTATTGAACGTCGCTAGTTCGTTTAATAGTGAATCACAAATTGTAGAAAGATTGTATAAGTTATTAGGAGAAACTGCAGAAATAAGGTTTAGTTATGTTGAGGATATACCTGCTCTTTCTTCTGGTAAAAGAAAATATATAATGAATAAATGGGAGAAATAA
- a CDS encoding glycosyltransferase family 4 protein codes for MKVCFFAHNSSSHQNGATLSLENIVNELVKRGIEVIIIFPNKSVKIFKESDRLKCFFVSSFSMRVPIHKKGFISNLKGRLKCTINWFSMRKTLSILKKEKPDLIHINGLDSGIGAKIASKLEVPYIWHIRQFLEEDFGLRLYNQKRVYDLLNKADSIIAISNSIKEKFEKELDRDLELIYNGIPIEKYHIKTNNRFANKQIGILLAGRINKNKGQLDAVKAVGHLVEKGFKNIYLILAGDAQDIKYLRKIQEFIIKHNLNEFIRIIDYVEELKQLRTECDIGLVCSKKEAFGRVTIETMLSNMLVIGANSGGTAELIDDDITGLLYQEGDYISLANKIEYAIANKEEMKTIIRSGYKTVVENYSVNRVVDQILDLYKEVLRTRLDKEVK; via the coding sequence ATGAAAGTATGCTTTTTCGCACATAATAGTTCCTCCCACCAAAATGGTGCAACATTATCTTTGGAAAATATTGTTAATGAATTAGTTAAAAGAGGCATCGAAGTTATTATTATTTTTCCAAATAAAAGCGTAAAAATATTTAAAGAGAGTGATAGACTTAAGTGCTTTTTTGTATCATCCTTTTCAATGCGCGTTCCTATACACAAAAAGGGCTTTATTAGTAATTTAAAAGGTAGATTAAAATGTACAATTAATTGGTTTTCAATGCGAAAGACTCTATCAATTCTTAAAAAAGAAAAACCAGATTTGATTCATATTAATGGTCTAGACTCAGGAATTGGAGCAAAGATCGCTTCAAAACTTGAAGTGCCATATATCTGGCATATTAGACAGTTTTTAGAAGAAGATTTCGGGTTACGTCTATATAATCAGAAAAGAGTGTATGATCTATTAAATAAAGCTGATTCTATTATTGCAATTTCAAATTCAATTAAAGAAAAATTTGAAAAAGAGTTAGATAGAGATTTGGAATTGATATATAATGGAATACCAATTGAGAAGTATCATATAAAAACCAATAATCGTTTTGCAAATAAACAGATAGGTATTCTACTTGCGGGAAGAATTAACAAGAACAAGGGACAATTAGATGCTGTTAAAGCGGTGGGTCACCTAGTTGAGAAAGGATTTAAAAATATTTATCTTATTTTAGCAGGTGATGCCCAAGATATTAAGTATTTAAGAAAGATTCAAGAGTTTATTATTAAGCATAATTTGAATGAATTTATTAGAATAATTGATTATGTAGAAGAACTAAAACAATTGCGAACAGAGTGTGATATAGGATTGGTATGTTCGAAAAAAGAGGCTTTTGGAAGAGTCACAATAGAGACCATGTTATCAAATATGTTAGTTATAGGTGCCAATTCTGGTGGTACAGCCGAGCTTATTGATGATGATATTACAGGCTTACTTTATCAAGAAGGGGATTATATAAGTTTGGCAAATAAAATAGAATATGCTATCGCTAATAAAGAAGAAATGAAGACTATTATTAGATCAGGTTATAAAACAGTGGTTGAAAATTATTCAGTTAATCGTGTTGTAGATCAAATACTTGACCTTTATAAGGAAGTTTTAAGAACAAGGTTAGATAAAGAGGTAAAATAA
- a CDS encoding 1-aminocyclopropane-1-carboxylate deaminase/D-cysteine desulfhydrase, translating into MQFNNFQATPIQKLSENVNNNTFYIKRDDLIPISFGGNKARKAVLFFENIERSSSDCVVTYGSSSSNHCRIIANIAAAKGIPCYIVSPSESSNTTSNKKMIELFGSLVTECPVSEVSNTIAKKMSDLRVKGYKPYFIEGGGHGDIGTQAYVNAYKEILNYEASSGMYFDYIFHTTGTGTTQAGLVCGKILNGDERKIIGVSNARKNPYGGQVVLDSVNSYLLSLNKELIDSDAIAFIDDYILEGYGSYNDKILKTIKSVLINDGIPMDTTYTGKAFWGMKEYIMKNYITGKRVLFIHTGGTPLFFDILEALKNE; encoded by the coding sequence ATGCAGTTTAATAATTTTCAAGCTACACCAATTCAAAAATTAAGTGAAAATGTAAATAACAACACATTTTATATAAAACGAGATGATCTTATTCCTATATCATTTGGGGGAAATAAGGCAAGGAAAGCTGTACTTTTTTTTGAAAATATTGAACGGTCTTCATCTGATTGCGTTGTAACCTATGGCAGTAGCAGTTCCAACCATTGTAGAATTATTGCTAATATTGCAGCTGCAAAGGGTATTCCGTGCTATATTGTTTCGCCGAGCGAATCTAGTAATACAACCTCTAATAAAAAAATGATTGAATTGTTTGGTTCGTTAGTTACAGAATGTCCGGTCTCTGAAGTAAGTAATACAATTGCTAAAAAGATGAGTGATTTAAGAGTTAAAGGCTATAAACCCTACTTCATTGAAGGGGGAGGCCATGGCGATATCGGTACCCAGGCTTATGTTAATGCCTATAAAGAAATTCTTAATTATGAAGCTTCATCAGGTATGTATTTTGATTATATTTTTCATACGACTGGAACAGGAACCACTCAAGCTGGACTTGTATGTGGAAAAATCCTAAATGGTGATGAGAGGAAAATTATTGGAGTCAGTAATGCTCGAAAAAACCCTTATGGAGGTCAAGTTGTTCTTGATAGTGTAAATAGTTATTTATTGAGTCTAAATAAAGAACTAATCGACTCTGATGCCATAGCGTTCATAGACGATTATATACTTGAAGGGTATGGTTCTTATAACGATAAAATATTAAAAACTATCAAGAGTGTGCTAATTAATGATGGAATACCAATGGATACAACTTACACTGGTAAGGCTTTTTGGGGCATGAAAGAGTATATTATGAAGAATTATATAACAGGTAAAAGGGTACTATTTATCCACACAGGTGGGACACCATTGTTTTTTGATATATTGGAGGCTTTGAAGAATGAATAA
- a CDS encoding O-antigen polymerase: protein MYNPMTLFYSYWFIVITLASFELYGMYSASQQTYMLIAIGLFGFAYGYLIMMKRPTKEISKSRYTFEVRYNIYIIFNIFVIGFLLLRLLDLLMLIAQGYSWWDIRLMVTAIEKDLALWGGSEWNLYIYTYIISPLVYLAVPIAIVDYLIEKKSKLFVNTTIIVVILFAVVTVSRNILVFSVIYFIFTSLIYRKKFNLSNKIRRNLRKTPVVISLPIIGVATITLLRKAEADFLKEAYVYLAGAIPQLSIRLTEPISDLHTYGMLTTRGFTRMLFIILDKIGISYPESYLRAQDVLDNLERFIPIGEGINMNAYATLFYHFYIDGGIIGVILFSALLGYICSRAYQGIKYNINIRNTVFYLLILQQLLFSVARIYTVYPTRALPFLLILVMFVKVKRDRDKTDSV from the coding sequence ATATATAATCCAATGACCTTATTTTATTCATACTGGTTTATTGTTATTACTTTAGCTTCATTTGAGCTTTATGGAATGTATAGTGCAAGTCAACAAACTTATATGTTAATAGCAATAGGCTTGTTTGGTTTTGCATATGGTTATTTAATAATGATGAAAAGACCGACTAAAGAAATTAGCAAATCCAGATACACTTTTGAGGTTCGCTACAATATTTATATAATATTTAATATATTTGTCATAGGCTTTTTACTATTAAGGTTACTTGACTTATTGATGTTAATAGCACAAGGATATTCATGGTGGGATATCAGGCTTATGGTAACAGCAATTGAAAAGGATCTAGCGTTATGGGGAGGATCAGAATGGAATTTATATATATACACATATATCATTTCTCCTTTGGTTTACCTAGCTGTACCAATAGCTATTGTAGATTATTTAATTGAGAAAAAAAGTAAATTATTTGTAAACACCACTATAATTGTGGTGATTTTATTTGCAGTTGTAACAGTTTCAAGAAATATACTAGTTTTTTCAGTTATTTACTTTATATTCACTAGTTTAATTTACCGTAAAAAGTTCAATTTAAGTAATAAAATAAGGAGAAATTTAAGAAAAACTCCAGTTGTAATTTCCCTCCCTATTATAGGTGTTGCTACTATTACATTATTAAGAAAAGCAGAAGCAGATTTTTTAAAAGAAGCTTATGTATATTTGGCTGGAGCGATTCCTCAATTAAGTATTAGGCTAACTGAACCAATATCGGACTTGCATACATATGGTATGTTAACAACTAGAGGGTTCACAAGGATGCTCTTTATTATTCTTGATAAAATTGGAATAAGTTACCCTGAAAGTTACCTTAGAGCTCAAGATGTTCTAGATAATCTTGAGAGATTTATTCCAATTGGTGAAGGTATAAATATGAACGCATATGCTACGTTATTTTATCATTTTTATATAGATGGTGGGATAATAGGTGTTATTTTGTTTTCTGCACTATTAGGTTACATCTGTAGTAGGGCATATCAAGGAATAAAGTATAATATAAATATCCGCAATACGGTATTTTATCTATTAATATTACAACAATTATTGTTTTCTGTGGCACGAATTTATACTGTATATCCAACGAGGGCATTGCCGTTTTTATTAATATTAGTTATGTTTGTTAAGGTGAAAAGGGATAGAGATAAAACCGACTCCGTATAA
- a CDS encoding ATP-grasp domain-containing protein produces the protein MNNILNILILSCGTRNKIVQYFKKELGGRGVVIATDCSELAPALYEADKHFIVPRMEEEGYLDLILSICKENNIKAVLSLIDPELSLLAEHKQAFLDIGTVPIVSESDIIEMCFDKYKMFEFLVQNDFKTVKSYVDKEYFYRDVEAGVINYPVFVKPVKGSASINISKVTAKEEIELLFNRFDNLMIQEFMDGIEYGADVYIDMISNEPVAIFIKEKLKMRSGETDKSVSVKDEKLFNLIRNLVKKAGFKGVIDIDIFKIGNEYYISEVNPRFGGGYPHAYESNVNIPRLIINNICEKTNVDVIGQYVEGVYMMKYSEVKII, from the coding sequence ATGAATAATATTTTAAATATACTAATATTAAGCTGTGGTACAAGAAATAAAATTGTACAGTATTTCAAAAAAGAGTTAGGCGGTAGAGGTGTTGTAATTGCAACAGATTGCAGCGAATTAGCTCCAGCCCTATATGAGGCTGACAAACATTTTATAGTCCCAAGGATGGAGGAAGAAGGATACCTAGATTTAATTCTCTCAATTTGTAAAGAGAACAATATTAAAGCGGTATTATCATTAATTGATCCAGAGCTAAGCCTTCTTGCAGAACACAAGCAAGCATTTTTAGATATTGGTACGGTTCCAATTGTCTCAGAGTCTGATATTATTGAAATGTGTTTTGACAAGTATAAGATGTTTGAATTCTTAGTTCAAAATGATTTTAAAACTGTTAAAAGTTATGTAGATAAAGAGTACTTTTATAGAGACGTTGAAGCTGGAGTTATTAACTATCCAGTATTTGTGAAGCCGGTAAAGGGCAGTGCTAGTATTAATATAAGTAAAGTCACAGCAAAAGAAGAAATTGAACTGTTATTTAATAGATTTGACAATTTAATGATTCAAGAGTTCATGGATGGAATTGAATACGGTGCTGATGTTTATATTGATATGATTTCTAATGAACCGGTTGCAATTTTTATAAAAGAAAAATTAAAGATGAGATCTGGGGAAACCGATAAGTCTGTTTCTGTGAAAGATGAAAAGTTATTTAATTTAATCAGGAATCTGGTAAAAAAGGCTGGATTTAAAGGCGTAATTGATATTGATATTTTTAAAATTGGTAACGAATATTACATCTCGGAAGTTAACCCTCGATTTGGTGGGGGCTATCCACATGCTTACGAAAGCAATGTAAATATACCGAGATTAATTATTAACAATATTTGTGAGAAAACTAATGTGGATGTAATTGGGCAGTACGTTGAAGGTGTTTATATGATGAAGTATAGTGAAGTAAAAATAATTTAA